One window from the genome of Cricetulus griseus strain 17A/GY chromosome 2, alternate assembly CriGri-PICRH-1.0, whole genome shotgun sequence encodes:
- the Ttc34 gene encoding tetratricopeptide repeat protein 34, translating to MMSAQKLVACLCQEGDKHLALGELPLATAFYLAAFSCHAPSATRHVRAVLAEAPGAPVVATLEAWCRGDSQIPNIHWDGMAVVSLTGPLASAFLGAIYPDHPATVLYLLAGLLAHGRHEEVVQRCNALLDAHSQQTLELQLTRALARVLSVEQANEGITAYLQGFASSADRTVAFIHSHQQPYLPTLLGTLQNYLLGHLKATGSTTLQETNCWELLEALDPRGSWVDAVLPKTLLHRGRFEDCLAACSRNLQPDSTGRRPQGEHLAALLVTRAAAAFFLDNRAGDMLLDLQEAFRESPAAAQRHFQALLSAEDRERVQAQAQEAADMGFSRFLEAVRSRPELREDADRDLLVPVTHALHVLLRVAPARRRPTLGIRLAECLLLAGDVSGARAQCERLLRPRRSGERVGHRTGDLAQLLALRGFCALHTGDARRAREDFQEVVERGAPHAGGCVRALCGRGLLRVLEGSAFLGALDYVTACRLRPEEALLVAKAYVPWNQRGLLLTVLREEGRRMLLRSPGCVRKAAQGVGPAAQAQEGDAYGVYQLAMLLMELDAEDETSCLLVADALYLLGHLDDAHKSLLIALSRRPQAAPVLVRLALLQLRRGFCYDVNQLVKKVAQSGDTACLQHTLDIFHHEDLKLLQGHCHTRALSILRAQPGGPDSEAHTREAITYLSLAIFATGSQASESLLTRARCYGLLGQKKTAMFDFNSVLRQEPRNVQALCGRALVHLALDQIQEAVDDMVSALKLDPGTVISEIHSLKPEVQLPLTQGLHAHCQVLLNQWLDAGGPVREEDTQSLLAMGEALIRIDATQPSWNLLLTDILTALGKYQEAGTHLQEALKLTPSSEAAQARRGLLQLKKGDVSTATHDLQCLAETDTKDLSFLLRLLQSPERQSLTQASAKEASNLLGLGQPGRALGYCSLAVLAGGSSPYHLRLRTACLTQLQEYGRALRDLDRVLQEGAGDSDLPRRTEDFCSRGRLLLNLGDKDGAAGAFTQALALSPAQAQSSLSKQPGHAPTASVFLAHGQHCLEQQRYEEAWTAAQNGLLMDPSHSGLKRLKARTRREVSSGCRLH from the exons ATGATGTCAGCTCAGAAGCTTGtggcctgcctctgccaggaGGGGGACAAGCACCTGGCCTTGGGGGAGCTGCCCTTAGCCACAGCCTTCTACCTGGCTGCCTTCAGTTGTCATGCCCCTTCAGCCACGCGACACGTGCGGGCTGTCCTGGCTGAGGCCCCAGGGGCACCTGTGGTGGCCACACTGGAGGCCTGGTGTCGTGGAGACAGTCAGATCCCTAATATCCACTGGGATGGCATGGCTGTGGTCTCCCTGACTGGgccactggcctctgccttccttgGTGCCATTTACCCAGACCACCCTGCCACTGTCCTGTACCTTTTAGCTGGCCTGCTAGCCCATGGGCGCCACGAGGAAGTGGTACAGCGCTGCAATGCCCTGTTGGATGCACACTCCCAGCAGACCCTGGAGCTGCAGCTGACCCGTGCCCTGGCCAGGGTCCTGTCTGTGGAGCAGGCCAATGAGGGCATAACTGCCTATCTTCAAGGCTTTGCCTCCAGTGCAGACCGGACAGTGGCCTTCATCCACAGCCACCAGCAGCCCTACCTCCCTACACTACTTGGCACCCTCCAGAACTACCTCTTAGGACACCTGAAGGCCACAGGGAGCACCACTCTGCAGGAGACCAACTGCTGGGAACTCCTGGAGGCCCTGGACCCTAGGGGCAGCTGGGTGGATGCCGTGTTACCTAAAACTCTGCTTCATAGAGGTAGATTTGAAGATTGCCTGGCAGCATGCAGCCGGAACCTGCAGCCTGACTCAACAGGGCGCAGACCCCAAG GTGAGCACCTGGCAGCCCTGCTGGTCACCCGCGCAGCCGCGGCCTTCTTCCTGGATAACCGAGCCGGGGACATGCTCCTGGACCTACAGGAGGCCTTCCGTGAGAGTCCTGCCGCGGCACAAAGGCACTTCCAGGCCCTGCTGTCCGCCGAGGACCGCGAACGCGTGCAAGCTCAGGCGCAGGAGGCCGCGGACATGGGCTTCTCCCGCTTCCTGGAAGCTGTGCGAAGCCGCCCGGAGCTGCGGGAGGACGCAGACCGCGATCTCTTGGTTCCTGTGACCCACGCGCTCCACGTCCTGCTCCGCGTGGCGCCTGCCCGAAGGCGACCTACACTAGGGATCCGCCTGGCCGAGTGCCTGCTGCTGGCCGGGGACGTGTCGGGGGCTCGCGCACAGTGTGAGCGCCTCCTGCGGCCCAGGCGTTCTGGGGAGCGCGTAGGGCACCGCACCGGAGACCTCGCGCAGCTGCTGGCGCTGCGCGGCTTCTGCGCGCTGCACACGGGCGATGCGCGGCGCGCTCGCGAGGACTTCCAGGAGGTGGTGGAGCGCGGGGCGCCGCATGCGGGAGGCTGCGTGCGCGCGCTGTGCGGCCGAGGGCTGCTGCGGGTGCTGGAGGGCAGCGCCTTCCTGGGCGCGCTGGACTATGTCACCGCCTGCCGGCTGCGGCCGGAGGAGGCACTGCTAGTCGCCAAAGCCTACGTGCCCTGGAACCAGCGAGGGCTGCTGCTGACGGTGCTGCGGGAAGAGGGCCGCAGGATGCTGCTGCGCTCGCCCGGCTGCGTGAGGAAGGCTGCGCAGGGGGTCGGCCCTGCTGCACAGGCGCAGGAAGG GGATGCCTATGGTGTTTACCAGCTGGCCATGCTGCTGATGGAGCTGGACGCAGAGGATGAGACTTCCTGCCTCTTGGTGGCTGATGCCCTGTACCTCTTGGGCCACCTGGATGATGCTCACAAATCCCTGCTGATTGCCTTGTCCCGGAGGCCCCAGGCAGCCCCTGTGCTGGTGCGGCTGGCCCTGCTTCAGCTGAGGAGGGGCTTCTGCTATGATGTCAACCAG CTAGTGAAGAAGGTGGCCCAGTCTGGGGACACTGCCTGTCTCCAGCACACCCTGGACATCTTCCACCATGAGGACCTGAAGCTGCTGCAAGGCCACTGCCACACACGGGCATTAAGCATACTTCGGGCACAACCAGGTGGGCCAGACAGCGAGGCCCACACAAGGGAAGCCATCACCTACCTCTCTCTGGCCATCTTTGCCACAG GGAGCCAGGCCAGTGAGTCCCTCCTCACCCGAGCTCGCTGCTATGGACTCCTTGGTCAGAAGAAGACGGCCATGTTTGACTTCAACTCCGTGCTTCGGCAGGAACCAAGGAATGTGCAAGCTCTGTGTGGACGCGCCCTCGTGCATCTGGCCCTGGACCAGATTCAG GAAGCTGTGGATGACATGGTCTCTGCCCTGAAGCTTGACCCAGGCACTGTGATCTCTGAGATCCACTCCCTGAAGCCAGAAGTTCAGTTGCCCCTCACCCAGGGCCTCCATGCCCACTGCCAGGTCCTCCTGAACCAGTGGCTGGATGCTGGGGGCCCTGTCAGGGAGGAGGACACCCAGAGCCTCCTTGCCATGGGGGAGGCACTGATTAGAATTGATGCGACACAGCCCAGTTGGAACCTGCTTCTCACAGACATCCTCACAGCGCTGG GCAAGTATCAGGAGGCTGGCACCCACTTGCAAGAAGCTCTAAAGCTCACCCCATCATCAGAGGCTGCCCAAGCCCGGCGAGGCCTGCTCCAACTTAAAAAGGGAGATGTGTCAACTGCTACCCATGACTTGCAATGCCTGGCAGAGACAGACACTAAGgacctcagcttcctgctgcgGCTCCTTCAGTCCCCAGAGCGGCAGAGTCTCACCCAG GCCTctgccaaggaagcaagcaaCCTCTTGGGTTTAGGACAGCCGGGGCGGGCACTGGGCTACTGTTCTCTGGCCGTCCTGGCTGGAGGCAGCAGTCCTTACCACCTGCGTCTCCGAACGGCCTGCCTGACCCAGCTGCAGGAGTATGGCCGGGCACTCAGGGACCTGGACCGTGTGCTGCAGGAGGGTGCAGGGGACAGTGACCTGCCAAGGCGGACAGAGGATTTCTGCTCCCGGGGTCGCCTGCTGCTGAACCTGGGGGATAAGGATGGAGCTGCAGGGGCCTTCACCCAGGCCTTGGCCCTGTCACCAGCCCAAGCTCAAAGCAGTTTGTCAAAGCAGCCAGGCCACGCCCCCACAGCCAGTGTGTTCTTGGCCCATGGGCAGCACTGTCTAGAGCAGCAGCGCTATGAGGAGGCCTGGACGGCAGCCCAGAACGGCCTCCTGATGGACCCCAGCCACAGTGGGCTGAAGAGGCTGAAGGCGAGGACTCGCAGGGAGGTGTCCTCTGGCTGCAGACTACACTGA